The DNA segment AAGCATAGTGCTTAAGTGTGGGAGAAATAGAATAGATCTTCATTTTATCAAAGAGCTCTTTCCCCTCATTTACCATTCCTGCATGACTGCAAGCAGACAGAATTGCAAGAAATGTGGCATCATTAGGCCTGACACCCATCTTCTCCATTTCTCTAAACACCTCAATTGCTTCTCTTGCATAGCCATGGATCCCATATCCTGAAATCATGACATTCCAAGAAACAATATCTCTTTCAGGCATAGAATTAAAGACTTCTCTTGAGACCCCGAGCTGCCCACATTTAGCATACATATCAACCAATGCTGTTCTAAGAGAGACATCATCCTCTAATATCGTTTCTTTCACGTAATCGTGTATCCACTTTCCTAGGTTGATAGCCGCCACATGAGAACAAACTGAGAGCATAGTTATCAAGGTTGTAGAATCGGGCCTCACATCTCCCAAGAGCATTTGATAGAAAAGGGACAAAGCAGCATTTGAATATCCAAGACGAGCATAAGCTGCTATTAAAGCATTCCACGTGATAACATCTTTACTTGTTTGTTGAAATATTCTCCTGGCAAGATGAAGCCTTCCACATTGTCCATACATTCCTACAAGCGTATTACAGATAGATATATCTCCATCAAGTGCAACTTTTATAGTGTGGCAATGGACAGATCGGCCTAAGAACAATGCCATCAAGCGAGAACAACAAGAGGTCACAGTCACTAAACTGTTGAGATCAGAATCAAAGCCTCGAAACAGCATTTCTCTAAAAAGATCCAAGCACTCGATGTCCAGTCCCATTTTTCCATATCCAAAGATCATTGAATTCCATGACTCCGCATCTAGCTGGCCCATTATATTAAAAACCTTTCTTGCAAGATGCAACATTTCAAACTTGCAGTACATAGAGATCAAAGCATTAACAACTGATGGACTCAATTCATAGTTTCTTCTCAACATAATGCCATGAAATCCCTTACCTCCACAAACGCTACCCATATCTCCAAAACTTACCAATATGCAACTGCAAAGTACTCCATCAGTCTCTACTCCTGAATCTTGCATTTTTCTAAGCAGCTCCAAGCCCTCAATTATGTGGCCTTTTCTTATATGAACCACTACCATTGCGGTCCATGAGACCACATCCCTCTCTGCCAATGCTTGAAACACAAGAACAGCCTCGTTCAAGCATTCACATTTTGAGTACATCGAGAGAAGTGACGATTTCAGAGAATCAAAATCCTCCATTCCGGCTTTCAAAATGAAACCATGGAGACACTTCCCTTCCCTCAATGCCCCCAAGCTTCTGCAAGCTTGCACACCGGCTTCCACTGTTCGAGAATTGAGCTGCTCATCTCCATGATCAGCGACCCGGTGCATCTCCTTAAGGCACGCTAAAGCCATCTCAGACTCCCCGTTCCTTACGCAACCAACGATTAGTGCTGTCCAAGTAACCACATCCCTCATCGTCATTTCATCAAACACCCGAAAGCCACCACCGACCTCCCCGCACTTGGAGTACATGTAAACCAAAGAGGACCCAACGACAACTGAATTTTCCGGCAAAAGGCCAAACTTAGTCGCGCTACCATGGATGCAAGAGCCGATATCGAGATCGAGGAGCTCAGAGGCGGCCGAGACGGCCATGGGGACAGTGAACTCGTTAGGGGGGGCGCCGGAAGAAAGCATCTGGCTGTAGAGGGAGAGGGCGAAGCGGAAGTCTCCACAAGAGAAATGGGACTTGATGGCGGAGTTCCATAGGAAGGTATCGCGGGGGTTGGAAGGGACGGCAGCGGAGAAGACTCGGAGGGCGGCGTCGGGGCGGCGGAAGACGGCGTAGAGGGAGATAAGCTTGGCGGCGAAGAAGGGGTTGGCGGAGTGGCCAGCGGCGACGAGGAGGCCATGGTGGCGGCGGAGGGAGCGGAGGTCTGGGGTgtgggaggagaggaggaggtggagggctAGATGGGGAGGCTGGGAGAAGGCGCGGTAAGGGCGGAGGAGGCCGCTTCTGAAGGGGACGCAGAGCTTCTCGAGGAGCATTGGTTGTTGGATTCAGCTACACTCACGAACTCGAGCGCGGAGATCCATCACGAGACTGCGCACAACAACCGTCCGTAACTGCCAATTTAAGCGATGACAATGTTTTCgccatttaatataaaattacggcatttaatataatatttcttttttaaaaaaaaacatttatttaACATTTAGATCTATTCTCCCACAATATTTGCATAATTTAGGCATTAAAATTTGGATCAATACCAACAAATAATAGTTTTTTATTTGAGAAAGTCGagtaattttgaacttattaggaAAGTAAGAGATGCTTTCATCTTCAATTTTCAAAAACTATTTTCAGAAAGAAAGTGATGCACCAAAtaataggtttttatttatttatttatttattagttttcagctttaaaaatataaaagatatttttaaagCTGAAAATATCTCATAAGTAGAATTAAAACACCCAACGAAAATGTCTCATAAGTAAACTTACCaatgtatttttatatattttttatttccataATAAAAAATAGTCTCTATTCGAGTTGAGTCTTTATTCCGTTCAAATCTTTTGAACGTAGCAGAAGCCAAGAAACAAGGATTTGTCCGTAATTTTGTAGCTTAGTTGACTTATGCTAACTTAGCGTTGACTGTGGTCTCCTTTCAGAAACAAGGATTTTGTAGCTTAGTTGACTTATCACTCCCTGGTCAAAGATGGTCAAACCCGCCCTGATTGACGCACCATGCACGAGCCCTATTGAAATAGCCGTGCGGCCTAATTAGCATGTAACATCGGAAGCTTGTCTTATTTTATTACCGCAGCATTTGCCTCGTGAAGGAGAAGAAGGCATAAACTACTTGGATCGATGTCCACACGGTTCCTTCGACGCACCGTCCTTCCTCCTTTTCCCCCATATAAGACACAGAGAAACGAGGCTAGAGCTGGTGCTCCAGGAACTCCTGAGATGGCTTTGGGAGATGCcggggagaagaaagagggagatgCGGCGACGATGCTGCTGATCTCGCGCGCAGAAATAGGCCATCCTATCGATGCAACGGCTTGGGGCGACGAGGGGAGGATGAAGGAGGAGTTGGTGACTTGGGCAAAGGCAGTGGCCGCCATGGCGATCCGTTCGGCTCAGCATTTGCGGCGAGAGGACAGCACGTTACGAAGACGCTCCATTCCTTACTAATTAGTTAGTCCTTGTTTCTCGTATGCCCACTGGAGTCCGCCATTGTTGGTCGTGTTGTAGTTCCTTTGATTGAACTCCTCTTTGTATATGATGAGTGCAACATACTTGTGTTGTTCGTGAACTCAATATATAGCTCACCCTCACGTATATACACAGTACCAAGAAAACCAGTGAAAGTGAGATCTCTCTTTTCATCATGATTGAGTTCTAATGAGCTCAATATTACCATATGAATATCGATCATGAGTTGTCTGTGCTATCACTATTGGGTCAAACACTTGGGGAATGAAATTTCTTTATATCGTATCGTAGCATGGTTAGAATTGAGAGAATCCCGAATTCCAGTTGGTCCACTTgggtcttcttcttcatctctctctctctctctctctctttcgcgcGCACACACATGGCTGTTCTATGCCGAATTACCAGTTGATGCACCagtatcttcttcttctgctctctctctctcactctctcactctctcactcagacacacacatacacacacgcaTAAACTACCCCAGTTGATGCACCTgggtcttcttcttcatctctctctctctctctcactctcacatcttcttcttctgcgtctctctctctcacacgcaTACACACACAAACATCAAGATCGGGGAACGATATCACGCTCGCCATTTCGCGTTGGTCTTCGGTGTACGTTTGTCCTTGGAATATTTCAGCCTCCAAGAGATAGCACTCCCGCTAAACTTCTGTCCTTCTCTCTGACTTCTCCTGCATGTGCAGTGGCTATTATATATCAGAATTCAATGTTTTTGGCGCAGGTGTAGCCAATGATTCTAATACATAGTGTTATGTTGACAAAGCCAAAATCGAACGCGGCATATCTTTCAGAGCTCCTTCTCACTTTACGCGGAGGCATATATTTTGTGTCGAGAAAGATTGAACATTCTTCCAGCCAAGCACTCATCTTTGACGGTCAAAATTActcttatttatttatgttttggaACCTTTTTTGCTTGCCATAATCTTGTACTGGATTTTACGAATAAAAAACATCCCCTTTTTCTGTGTTCATTTCAATATTGTTTAGAAGTAGTGTATTTATccttacaaatatatatatatatatatatatatatatatttctctctGATGTGTTTCCTTCCAGTCACTACTAAACATTAATATCTGTTACTAGTTTAAATTCAAATAACATGAAAAATATTAAAGCACCTAATATATCCTTAAGATAAATATATGATACATTGATATCCATCAATCCCAAATGGTTGCCCAAACTCCAAAAAAGCCAGTGTGAAATCTGATTCCTTTTCTGCTCTGCTAGTCTGCTGAGTGCATGAGCAAGCAGAAACCATGTCATCCTACAATCCGGTGGGTCTCAGTTTGTGAGTGCTTTTGTTCCCATACTTAATGTCGCACATGCAACGAAGGGAGACCAAAGAATATTATACTGCAAAGGAATTGTGACACGACCATCACGAGCTTCTGCAGAGATCTCCAACTCTCCATTGTTTATGGATCGATTCCCTCTGCAACCACAGAACGAAGCTGGTGTCCACGCGTTTCCTTGGACACACATCGTTTCTACTACACTAGCGTGTTCCTCGTTCTTCCTCCTCATCTCCTCTATATATTGCTTTCTTCCGAAACTGTTGGCACAGACATGGATTTGAGAGCTCCGTTCGTACCTCAAGCCGCCGGAGAGGAGAATAAAAGCAGCGCGGCGGCGACGATGCTTCTGGCTCCGGGTGCAAAAGTGGGTCAGCCTATCGATCCTTCCGCTTGGAACGAcgaggagaggatgaagaaggagaTAGTGGCTTGGGCGAAGGCGGTGGCCTCCATGGCGATCGGTTCGCTGCAGTGCTCACACAGCTGGAGGATCGTTCGACGGCGTAATCCGGTCGTCTGGCTCGTATGAACATGTCGTCCTTTTTCTTGTGTGCCACTGCAGAGCTCTCCCACTGTTACCAGTTTTTTCCTTGCAGGGGTGCATTATTATTCTTGTATTGGGTATATTTTTACTTGAGAAGCACATTACTGTATTTTTTTCTG comes from the Musa acuminata AAA Group cultivar baxijiao chromosome BXJ1-10, Cavendish_Baxijiao_AAA, whole genome shotgun sequence genome and includes:
- the LOC103969638 gene encoding pentatricopeptide repeat-containing protein At4g39952, mitochondrial-like, whose product is MLLEKLCVPFRSGLLRPYRAFSQPPHLALHLLLSSHTPDLRSLRRHHGLLVAAGHSANPFFAAKLISLYAVFRRPDAALRVFSAAVPSNPRDTFLWNSAIKSHFSCGDFRFALSLYSQMLSSGAPPNEFTVPMAVSAASELLDLDIGSCIHGSATKFGLLPENSVVVGSSLVYMYSKCGEVGGGFRVFDEMTMRDVVTWTALIVGCVRNGESEMALACLKEMHRVADHGDEQLNSRTVEAGVQACRSLGALREGKCLHGFILKAGMEDFDSLKSSLLSMYSKCECLNEAVLVFQALAERDVVSWTAMVVVHIRKGHIIEGLELLRKMQDSGVETDGVLCSCILVSFGDMGSVCGGKGFHGIMLRRNYELSPSVVNALISMYCKFEMLHLARKVFNIMGQLDAESWNSMIFGYGKMGLDIECLDLFREMLFRGFDSDLNSLVTVTSCCSRLMALFLGRSVHCHTIKVALDGDISICNTLVGMYGQCGRLHLARRIFQQTSKDVITWNALIAAYARLGYSNAALSLFYQMLLGDVRPDSTTLITMLSVCSHVAAINLGKWIHDYVKETILEDDVSLRTALVDMYAKCGQLGVSREVFNSMPERDIVSWNVMISGYGIHGYAREAIEVFREMEKMGVRPNDATFLAILSACSHAGMVNEGKELFDKMKIYSISPTLKHYACMVDLLGRSGHLSEAEAMILKMPVKPDGGIWGALLGACKIHDDVALGERVARKAFESEPENDGYYILMSNIYSHAGRWKEVETLRKMMKHRGVTKRVGWSAT